A portion of the Candidatus Saccharimonadales bacterium genome contains these proteins:
- a CDS encoding PLDc N-terminal domain-containing protein, with translation MALLLIFIPLIILALVITVWVFWIWMLIHVIQSDDPNKLVWVIVIVLTHFIGALIYYFLAYRQPSKSK, from the coding sequence ATGGCGCTACTATTAATTTTTATCCCTTTAATTATTCTGGCCTTGGTTATTACCGTCTGGGTCTTTTGGATCTGGATGCTGATTCATGTCATCCAAAGCGATGATCCGAACAAACTAGTTTGGGTCATAGTTATCGTCCTAACCCATTTTATCGGGGCTTTAATTTATTACTTTTTAGCCTACCGGCAGCCATCCAAGTCGAAATAG
- a CDS encoding S8 family serine peptidase, whose protein sequence is MRRKKLIKLVNKLRRPKFSRSTVFVIAGILAVGGIFWVLFSRGSGRPGPPAATSGAEVDAASNEVLVRLTPAAAARAKHTGNPNDTGNAGLNAVNRKLKATKFSRVASPSKNSNPASPLFRWYKITLASDPTSPGRTYNAGGNSKDRGKQRFVIAKKQLEASGAIEVAEPNFVNHAQLIPNDPYYSSSSLWGTPSDLWGLKKINAASAWDQTTGSTGIVVASIDTGVDRNNPDLASNMWVNTAEIPGNGIDDDGNGYVDDYYGWDFINNDGDPMDDHGHGTHTAGTIGAAGNNGIGVVGVNWRSKIMAVKILDATGSGYADVIATGIQYAADMGARVTNNSYGGGGTSQMMDDAVKYEHDKGTLFVAAAGNSNTDSLDFNPASADYAVAVAASGANDQKAGFSNKGAKIDVAAPGGDAAAWGGTDDFILSTRSSQSGSVFPPLASDPSGNYAIARGTSMASPHVAGQAALLLAKNPALNVDELKQIIRQGADDIGTAGKDDSFGYGRINAAGSMALATTHPLTPIIATPSSRATIFGSAATITGSVGGSGFSNYKIEYGLGREPSSWSTLVTSTTQPTATTTLATFDSTHIPDGAYTFRLAATNSAGKIDYAQIFDVTIDNFDIAIDSPFTLVKPATVAPITGTAVTKNGLQFANYKLEWAPVSNPTAWSISGITLTNSGTLAVTNGQLGTWNTSTLVLGQKYLLRLTVNASNGATTSTVSQLDTDNDVVVGWPKALPASPDCANCISTVTYSDVDGDGVLDVVVTSSSNKLYAFHRDGTSLPGFPITIGPDYNYTTQAPSIVDIDGDGKPEIITTETNFDQDICYPCAVTRVYKNDGTAYPGFTPYVRIADADLSDMTPVVADLDGDGKKELISFTTLDGYNYIYAKHLDGTSAPGFPKVLPFSTPDVPISSPRPTVVDLDGDGKPEIIFGFKGQLYAFDNTGTVLPGWPFTPPLFNGQAMQFYSAVAIGDLNSDGVKDVVAVGQSNSNSTYLAAVYAVKKDGTLIPGWPPALAINHNLINQSQPVQTSPIVFDYNGDGKDDVAVGLRNVSIINGAGQLYPITTDLQSRPNVSVAGVGTSGKVVFAAPYQGIINVGDLSSVLWQRSFIDSANGAIINDFEAPLAVNDLDNNGKVELGVGDWQPDGYGVPRNLHLFMWEIPGVSSTSNSWNMFGHDYLNTGNAKGPNFTSSGGGGGPADINHDGIVNILDLSIFAANYGRTGATAAQGDLNGDGVVNILDLSILAAKWGTSG, encoded by the coding sequence ATGAGGCGGAAAAAACTTATTAAATTGGTAAACAAGCTCCGTAGACCAAAGTTTTCCCGATCGACTGTCTTTGTTATTGCGGGCATTTTAGCGGTTGGTGGAATTTTTTGGGTCTTGTTTTCGCGCGGTAGTGGGCGCCCCGGACCACCGGCAGCCACTAGTGGTGCCGAAGTTGATGCCGCCAGTAATGAGGTCTTGGTGCGACTTACCCCAGCCGCGGCAGCCAGAGCCAAACATACTGGCAATCCCAATGACACCGGCAACGCTGGTTTGAACGCCGTCAATCGGAAACTAAAGGCCACCAAATTTAGCCGAGTGGCTAGCCCCTCTAAAAACTCCAATCCGGCTAGTCCATTATTTCGTTGGTATAAAATTACTCTAGCCAGCGATCCAACTAGCCCTGGCCGGACCTATAATGCCGGCGGTAACAGTAAGGACCGGGGCAAGCAAAGGTTTGTAATTGCCAAAAAGCAGCTTGAGGCCAGTGGCGCAATTGAGGTAGCTGAACCCAATTTTGTTAATCACGCCCAACTAATCCCCAACGATCCCTATTACAGTTCCAGTAGTTTATGGGGCACGCCCAGTGATTTATGGGGGCTTAAGAAAATTAATGCCGCTAGCGCCTGGGACCAAACCACTGGCTCAACTGGCATCGTGGTGGCCAGCATTGATACTGGTGTGGATCGCAATAACCCCGACTTGGCTAGCAATATGTGGGTTAATACCGCCGAAATCCCTGGTAACGGCATTGATGACGATGGTAACGGCTATGTTGACGATTATTACGGCTGGGACTTTATTAATAACGATGGCGACCCCATGGACGACCACGGCCACGGCACCCACACGGCCGGCACCATTGGTGCTGCTGGTAACAACGGTATTGGCGTCGTCGGCGTCAACTGGAGAAGCAAAATCATGGCCGTTAAAATTCTTGATGCAACTGGGAGTGGTTATGCTGACGTGATTGCAACGGGTATCCAGTATGCGGCCGACATGGGCGCCCGCGTGACCAACAATAGCTACGGTGGTGGTGGCACCTCCCAAATGATGGACGATGCCGTCAAGTACGAACACGACAAAGGCACTTTGTTCGTAGCGGCTGCTGGCAACTCCAACACCGATTCACTGGACTTTAACCCAGCCAGCGCCGATTATGCTGTAGCCGTAGCCGCCAGTGGTGCCAACGACCAAAAGGCTGGTTTTTCCAACAAGGGAGCCAAGATCGACGTGGCAGCCCCAGGTGGTGATGCGGCGGCCTGGGGCGGCACCGATGACTTTATATTGTCCACGCGATCGTCTCAGTCTGGTAGCGTTTTCCCGCCACTAGCCAGTGACCCTAGCGGTAATTACGCCATTGCTCGTGGTACTTCCATGGCCTCACCCCACGTGGCAGGACAAGCAGCCCTGCTGCTAGCTAAGAATCCGGCTCTAAATGTTGATGAACTTAAGCAAATTATCCGCCAGGGGGCTGACGACATCGGCACGGCGGGCAAGGATGATTCGTTCGGTTATGGCCGCATTAACGCCGCCGGCTCCATGGCGCTGGCAACCACCCACCCACTGACTCCGATTATTGCCACCCCTTCTAGCCGGGCCACTATTTTTGGCAGCGCTGCCACCATCACAGGATCTGTCGGGGGTAGCGGCTTTAGTAACTACAAAATCGAATACGGCTTAGGTCGTGAACCATCCTCCTGGTCTACGCTTGTGACCTCGACTACCCAGCCGACCGCTACAACCACGCTAGCCACTTTTGATAGTACCCATATACCAGATGGCGCCTATACTTTTCGACTGGCAGCCACAAACTCGGCTGGCAAAATTGATTATGCCCAAATTTTTGATGTCACGATTGATAACTTTGATATTGCGATTGATTCGCCCTTTACCTTGGTAAAACCAGCCACGGTGGCGCCAATAACCGGTACGGCTGTAACCAAAAACGGTTTGCAATTTGCCAACTATAAACTCGAATGGGCTCCAGTTAGCAATCCAACTGCCTGGTCCATTAGCGGCATTACTTTAACCAATAGTGGTACCCTAGCTGTTACCAATGGCCAGCTCGGGACCTGGAATACCTCGACGCTTGTGCTAGGGCAAAAATATCTGCTCAGGCTAACTGTTAATGCTAGCAACGGAGCTACAACCAGTACAGTCAGCCAACTGGACACCGATAATGATGTGGTTGTCGGTTGGCCCAAAGCGCTGCCGGCATCGCCCGACTGTGCCAACTGTATTTCGACTGTTACTTATAGTGATGTCGATGGCGATGGGGTGCTGGATGTAGTTGTTACCAGTTCGAGTAATAAACTTTACGCCTTTCACCGTGATGGCACCAGCTTGCCCGGGTTCCCGATAACTATCGGACCGGACTACAATTATACTACCCAAGCGCCGTCAATTGTTGATATCGATGGTGATGGCAAACCAGAAATAATTACCACTGAAACCAACTTCGATCAAGACATTTGCTACCCCTGCGCTGTGACCCGAGTCTATAAAAATGACGGCACGGCCTATCCTGGTTTTACGCCTTACGTTAGGATTGCCGATGCTGATCTTAGCGATATGACGCCAGTGGTGGCAGATCTTGATGGTGACGGTAAAAAGGAACTCATCTCTTTCACAACTCTTGACGGTTACAACTATATCTACGCCAAGCACCTTGATGGCACTTCCGCTCCTGGGTTCCCCAAGGTTCTGCCATTTAGTACTCCCGACGTTCCCATCAGTTCGCCCCGGCCAACAGTGGTTGACCTGGATGGTGATGGTAAGCCCGAAATAATCTTTGGCTTCAAAGGCCAGTTATATGCCTTTGATAATACTGGCACTGTACTACCCGGTTGGCCTTTTACCCCGCCGCTGTTTAACGGCCAAGCCATGCAGTTTTACTCCGCAGTCGCAATCGGTGATTTAAATAGTGATGGTGTAAAAGATGTGGTTGCGGTCGGCCAATCAAATTCCAACAGTACTTATTTGGCTGCGGTTTACGCTGTTAAAAAAGACGGTACTTTGATACCTGGTTGGCCGCCAGCCCTTGCAATTAACCACAACCTCATCAATCAATCCCAGCCTGTCCAAACCTCTCCGATCGTCTTTGACTATAATGGCGACGGTAAGGACGATGTAGCAGTTGGCTTGCGCAATGTCAGTATCATTAATGGTGCCGGACAACTCTACCCCATCACCACGGATCTACAATCCAGACCTAACGTCTCGGTGGCTGGTGTTGGTACTAGTGGTAAGGTGGTCTTTGCTGCACCTTACCAAGGCATTATCAATGTCGGTGATTTATCGAGCGTCCTATGGCAGCGATCCTTTATTGATTCCGCCAATGGTGCCATCATTAACGACTTTGAAGCGCCGTTAGCAGTCAACGACCTGGATAACAACGGCAAAGTAGAGTTAGGCGTCGGCGACTGGCAGCCTGATGGGTATGGAGTGCCCAGGAATTTGCATCTATTCATGTGGGAGATTCCTGGTGTATCGAGCACCAGCAACTCTTGGAACATGTTTGGTCACGATTACCTCAACACCGGCAACGCCAAAGGTCCCAACTTTACCTCTAGCGGGGGCGGGGGTGGTCCGGCTGACATTAAT
- a CDS encoding M15 family metallopeptidase — translation MSHSHNPEQEPTVSTGFSGNHLEGELAQASSVDIYSDDLLRPIPVDQGEKVSGWKEVPLHENHEPLVPLGPFTDRDDIFTSSVYYGEHSNSPYAHPDNQLEGALVTMFARAEVADRLRSAQQLLPEGHHLIVLDSYRTLDVQQALYDHYFNALKAIHPDWDEQSLSAETQRYVSLPSQDQTRPSPHNTGGSVDLAIYRLPAEADQRVADIDLRLLELREQAPKDPSPAEEASDPILRELYLLEMEKIGLVRRQAEFLNFGTQFDHGGIEAQLDYFEWLAGGRALRPSEVESLAEGKLSQEMADFIQSGLARPLTAQETEARDNRRMLYNAMIGAGMQPYLDEWWHYNSPKSQMGAKVAGLDHAEYGGVELDEPQLKHEKMRAAHRSGLVRIQERMLQGLDNYHLAGKLDLTDPTYQELIRLNERALSQTGDPRLTYLPKAVIIEPQSEAA, via the coding sequence ATGAGTCATTCCCACAACCCTGAACAGGAGCCGACCGTGAGCACCGGATTTTCTGGTAACCATCTGGAAGGTGAGCTCGCTCAGGCGAGCTCGGTTGACATCTACAGCGATGATCTACTTCGACCAATTCCGGTCGATCAAGGCGAAAAAGTGTCCGGCTGGAAGGAAGTTCCTCTTCACGAAAACCACGAGCCGCTGGTCCCGCTGGGACCGTTCACCGATCGTGACGACATCTTCACCAGTTCGGTCTACTACGGCGAACACAGCAATTCACCCTATGCCCACCCTGACAATCAGCTGGAAGGCGCCTTGGTGACGATGTTCGCCCGCGCCGAAGTGGCAGACAGGCTCCGCAGCGCTCAGCAGCTGCTGCCGGAGGGCCACCACTTGATCGTGCTGGATAGCTATCGGACGCTAGATGTTCAGCAGGCCCTCTACGACCACTACTTCAATGCCCTCAAGGCCATTCACCCAGATTGGGACGAACAGTCTTTGAGCGCTGAGACCCAGCGCTATGTGTCGCTGCCTTCGCAGGACCAGACTAGGCCGTCGCCACACAACACTGGGGGCTCTGTTGACTTGGCCATTTACAGGCTGCCGGCTGAGGCCGACCAGCGGGTAGCGGATATCGATCTGCGTTTGTTGGAACTGCGCGAGCAGGCTCCCAAGGATCCCAGCCCGGCGGAAGAAGCCAGCGACCCCATCTTGCGCGAACTCTATTTGCTCGAGATGGAAAAGATTGGACTAGTTCGCCGGCAGGCCGAGTTCCTGAACTTTGGCACTCAGTTCGACCACGGTGGCATCGAAGCCCAGCTTGACTACTTCGAATGGTTGGCGGGCGGCCGAGCTCTGCGTCCCAGCGAAGTTGAAAGCTTGGCCGAGGGCAAGCTCAGCCAAGAGATGGCCGACTTCATACAGAGCGGATTAGCTCGACCGCTGACCGCCCAGGAAACCGAAGCCAGAGACAACCGGCGGATGCTCTACAATGCCATGATCGGCGCGGGCATGCAGCCATATCTCGATGAGTGGTGGCACTACAATTCCCCCAAGTCGCAGATGGGCGCCAAAGTTGCTGGGCTAGATCACGCCGAATACGGTGGCGTCGAGCTGGACGAGCCCCAACTCAAGCATGAAAAGATGCGGGCAGCTCATCGCTCGGGCTTGGTTCGGATCCAAGAGCGCATGCTTCAGGGGTTGGACAACTACCACTTGGCTGGCAAACTCGATCTGACGGACCCGACCTACCAAGAACTGATCCGCCTCAACGAGCGGGCTTTGAGTCAAACTGGTGATCCCCGTCTGACTTATCTGCCCAAGGCCGTCATCATCGAGCCCCAGTCCGAGGCTGCTTAA
- a CDS encoding efflux RND transporter permease subunit, whose protein sequence is MPKQSSDPSKTKLLPRLTTFFFDRPKITGLLWLVLIIFGATSYTTLLRREGFPSVNIPLAIVSGTYFANDPAAVDNQVTKPITDIATKQADVDKVQSQSSDNFFNVVIQYKENVDAKKAAKDLEQAVKSNANLPPSAQIRYDVPFFGATGGDTQQIDEAISFYATNSSTSTADLAAKAEAAAQWLNDRKLSNVKTVFVKSPFENVQDPATGQAVSVQHSFDRFGIRTGGDTKFYNSVIIGVAGADHVDVLKLDKQVRAAVVELQKQPQFQGYSAEVSASLAPSIRDNLSELQRVLLEGLIAVLVVGSIVIAIRASIITVISMVTVVLASLGFLYVIGYTLNVITLFALILGLALIVDDTIIMVEAIDAARRKMTDRREAVKQATGKISRAMVAATATAALSFAPLLFVGGILGSFIKAIPVTIIASLIISLIVALIFIPFFARFLLLGKKQMGSHGVKEVAAGFEARFAAFIARPMLWARRSIKRLFFVGITAIVVGFLFIAAGIFIAKNVVFNIFPPTKDTNGVALSLNYPTDTSIEQAAAIADQADKLAADVIGPNFVNASYYNSGSPQMASLQVQIISYNKRAITSPQIVKALQDRFDTEFKGAKVAVAQIDLGPPSAAFVVQLDATNRPAAFAAAAKLAAYLNSAELKRPSGKTAHFTNVTVSNPNQFLRNQGKPVITVSTSFDGSDTTTLVNLAQTAVKNEFNSAKLQQFGLSSDALSFDLGQESENQNSFNTLLLAFPILLMVIYVLLAFQFQSFLQPLLIFMAIPFSLFGIMFGLNLTNNAISFFALLGFFALLGLSIKNTILLTDFANQAKRSGMHPIDAAVAALEERFRPLIATSLTAVVSLIPLALASPFWQGLAVVLIFGLLSSTFLVLTVFPYYYLGAEYLRLHIRARSFFIWLVPTLGLAILIGKTASGGLGFLVVLASILFAIGRSVYQRRLQKA, encoded by the coding sequence ATGCCGAAACAATCGTCTGACCCCTCTAAAACAAAGTTACTACCCAGGCTGACAACCTTTTTCTTCGACCGACCCAAAATTACGGGCCTGCTGTGGTTGGTCTTAATTATTTTTGGTGCAACTAGTTACACGACGCTGCTGAGGCGCGAAGGTTTCCCAAGTGTTAATATCCCACTGGCAATCGTCTCTGGCACCTATTTTGCCAACGATCCGGCGGCTGTCGATAATCAGGTTACTAAACCGATCACCGATATTGCCACCAAGCAAGCCGATGTCGATAAAGTCCAATCCCAGAGTTCCGACAATTTCTTTAACGTCGTCATCCAGTATAAAGAAAATGTTGATGCCAAAAAGGCCGCCAAAGACTTAGAACAAGCCGTTAAAAGCAATGCTAACTTGCCGCCCAGCGCTCAAATTCGCTACGACGTGCCATTCTTTGGAGCCACCGGCGGCGATACGCAACAAATTGATGAAGCTATTTCTTTCTACGCCACCAATAGTTCGACTAGCACAGCCGATTTAGCGGCCAAGGCTGAGGCCGCCGCTCAGTGGCTAAACGACCGCAAGCTTTCAAATGTCAAAACGGTGTTCGTAAAAAGCCCGTTTGAGAATGTTCAAGATCCAGCCACCGGCCAAGCCGTTTCGGTTCAACACAGTTTTGATCGCTTTGGGATCCGCACCGGTGGAGACACCAAGTTCTATAACTCTGTCATCATTGGCGTGGCCGGAGCCGATCATGTCGACGTTCTAAAACTTGATAAACAAGTTCGAGCAGCTGTGGTTGAACTCCAAAAACAACCTCAATTTCAGGGTTACTCGGCCGAAGTTAGCGCCAGCCTAGCACCCAGCATCCGCGATAATTTAAGCGAATTGCAGCGAGTTTTACTGGAAGGTCTGATTGCAGTACTGGTGGTTGGTTCGATCGTGATTGCCATTCGAGCCTCGATTATCACTGTTATTTCGATGGTCACGGTGGTCCTAGCCTCGCTCGGTTTCCTCTATGTGATTGGCTACACTCTAAACGTCATCACTTTGTTTGCCCTGATTTTGGGCCTGGCCCTAATTGTTGATGACACCATTATTATGGTTGAGGCCATCGATGCGGCTAGGCGCAAAATGACCGATCGACGAGAAGCCGTCAAACAAGCTACCGGCAAAATTAGCCGAGCCATGGTGGCAGCAACCGCCACGGCTGCACTAAGCTTCGCGCCCCTGCTATTCGTCGGCGGTATTTTGGGAAGCTTTATCAAAGCCATCCCTGTCACCATTATTGCCTCACTGATTATTAGTTTGATCGTAGCGCTAATCTTTATCCCCTTCTTTGCCCGATTCCTTTTGCTCGGTAAAAAACAAATGGGGTCACATGGCGTAAAGGAAGTGGCAGCTGGTTTTGAGGCTCGCTTTGCTGCTTTCATTGCTCGGCCGATGCTATGGGCTAGGCGTTCGATCAAGCGCCTCTTCTTCGTCGGTATTACGGCCATTGTGGTTGGCTTTTTGTTTATTGCGGCTGGCATTTTCATTGCCAAAAACGTCGTCTTTAACATTTTCCCACCGACCAAAGATACTAATGGCGTGGCTCTGAGTCTGAACTACCCGACCGATACTAGCATCGAGCAAGCCGCGGCCATCGCCGATCAGGCCGATAAATTGGCAGCCGATGTAATTGGGCCTAATTTTGTGAATGCCTCCTACTACAATAGCGGCAGCCCCCAGATGGCCAGCCTGCAAGTTCAAATTATTTCTTACAATAAGCGGGCTATTACCTCACCCCAAATTGTTAAAGCTTTGCAAGATCGCTTTGATACTGAGTTCAAGGGCGCCAAAGTCGCCGTGGCCCAAATCGATTTGGGCCCGCCCTCAGCGGCTTTTGTGGTCCAGCTTGATGCCACCAACCGCCCAGCGGCCTTTGCCGCAGCCGCGAAATTAGCCGCCTACCTGAATTCGGCCGAGTTGAAACGCCCCAGCGGCAAAACCGCTCACTTTACCAATGTGACAGTTTCAAACCCCAACCAGTTTTTGCGCAACCAAGGCAAGCCAGTCATTACGGTTTCGACCAGCTTTGATGGTAGTGACACTACCACCCTAGTCAATTTGGCTCAAACGGCTGTGAAAAACGAATTTAATAGCGCTAAATTACAGCAATTTGGCCTGTCGTCCGATGCTCTAAGCTTTGATCTGGGTCAAGAATCGGAAAACCAAAATTCATTTAACACGCTGCTACTCGCCTTCCCAATCCTATTGATGGTTATCTACGTTTTGCTGGCCTTCCAGTTCCAATCGTTCTTGCAACCACTGCTGATCTTTATGGCCATACCCTTTAGTCTCTTTGGCATCATGTTTGGACTCAACCTAACTAATAATGCCATCAGCTTCTTCGCCTTGCTGGGTTTCTTCGCCTTACTCGGTTTAAGTATTAAAAACACCATTTTGCTGACGGATTTTGCGAACCAAGCCAAACGCAGTGGCATGCATCCGATTGATGCGGCTGTGGCCGCCCTGGAAGAGCGCTTCCGCCCGCTGATTGCCACCAGTTTAACGGCTGTAGTATCGTTAATTCCTTTGGCGCTAGCTAGTCCATTTTGGCAAGGCTTGGCCGTGGTATTAATTTTCGGCCTGCTCTCCAGCACCTTCCTAGTTCTAACCGTCTTCCCCTACTACTATCTTGGTGCGGAATATCTCCGATTGCACATTCGGGCCAGGAGCTTCTTTATCTGGCTGGTGCCGACCTTGGGACTTGCAATTCTGATTGGCAAAACCGCTAGCGGAGGCTTGGGTTTCTTGGTTGTTTTGGCTAGCATCCTCTTTGCAATCGGGCGATCAGTTTATCAAAGGCGTTTACAAAAAGCATAA
- a CDS encoding FAD-binding oxidoreductase, giving the protein MRWTKELQRELRGRKQGKVSSSARTLKKYSHDASMFELRPQLVVFPKNEHDISKVVNFVRQRKADLPFLSITARSGGTDMSGGAINDSIILDVNKYMHHLGKIDGHHISTQPGVFYRKFEKRTLAHGLLMPSYPASREICTVGGMAANNAGGEKTLRYGKTIDYIRRLKVILSDGQSYTLKPLNQAELNQKLQQRDFEGEVYHKVYKLIEKNYDQIKAAKPKVSKNSTGYNLWDVWDKETFDLSKLFVGSQGTLGLITEIEFGLVEAKPFSGMLIIYLKDLEPLGSLITTTLPTKPDSFEVFDDHSLILAIRFFFSFWKILGIAATIKLAFQFIPDLWMLRRGIPKLVALAEFEGDSEDEVRAKVVDLEQRLHQAELNVLTERAETAGKAKRYWLIRRESFNLLRHNVKDKHTAPFIDDLVVPPAKLPEFLPKLQKLLDAADIVYTIAGHVGDGNFHIIPLMDLADPRERAKIPELMKQVNHLVLGFGGSLSGEHNDGLVRGPFLEEMYGPEMMNIFREAKKIFDPDDIFNPHKKVDAKWDYSLAHIRHGF; this is encoded by the coding sequence ATGAGGTGGACCAAAGAATTACAACGAGAACTGCGGGGCCGAAAACAAGGAAAGGTATCATCTTCGGCTCGGACTTTGAAAAAGTACTCTCATGATGCCAGTATGTTTGAACTTCGACCGCAGTTAGTCGTTTTCCCCAAAAACGAACATGATATCTCGAAGGTCGTGAATTTTGTTCGGCAACGCAAGGCCGATCTGCCCTTTTTATCAATCACGGCCCGCAGCGGCGGCACCGATATGAGTGGTGGCGCCATCAATGATTCGATTATATTGGACGTCAACAAATACATGCACCACCTGGGCAAAATTGACGGTCATCACATCTCGACCCAACCAGGTGTTTTTTATCGCAAGTTCGAAAAACGCACTCTGGCCCACGGTCTGCTGATGCCATCCTACCCAGCCAGCCGCGAAATTTGCACAGTTGGCGGTATGGCGGCTAATAATGCCGGCGGCGAAAAGACTTTACGTTATGGCAAAACTATTGATTATATACGTCGACTTAAAGTCATATTGTCTGATGGTCAGTCCTACACTCTGAAGCCCCTGAATCAAGCGGAGCTAAATCAAAAGCTCCAACAGCGTGATTTCGAAGGTGAAGTTTACCACAAGGTTTATAAACTAATTGAAAAAAATTACGATCAAATTAAGGCTGCCAAACCTAAAGTTAGTAAAAATTCGACCGGCTACAACCTCTGGGATGTTTGGGATAAAGAGACTTTTGATCTGTCTAAACTGTTTGTAGGCTCGCAAGGAACTTTGGGTCTAATTACCGAAATTGAATTTGGCCTGGTTGAGGCCAAACCTTTCAGCGGCATGTTGATTATTTATTTGAAAGATCTAGAACCACTGGGTTCATTAATTACCACCACGCTTCCAACCAAACCCGATAGTTTCGAAGTCTTTGATGATCATTCTTTGATACTAGCCATCCGGTTCTTTTTCAGCTTTTGGAAAATCCTGGGAATTGCCGCCACCATCAAGCTGGCATTCCAATTTATCCCGGATCTGTGGATGCTGCGACGAGGAATACCTAAGTTGGTAGCGTTAGCCGAGTTCGAAGGCGATAGCGAAGATGAAGTTCGGGCCAAAGTGGTTGATCTGGAACAACGCTTACATCAAGCCGAATTAAATGTCTTAACCGAGCGAGCCGAAACGGCCGGCAAAGCCAAGCGTTACTGGCTAATTAGGCGAGAAAGTTTCAACTTATTGCGCCATAACGTCAAAGACAAGCACACCGCGCCCTTCATCGATGATTTAGTGGTGCCGCCAGCCAAATTACCAGAGTTTTTACCTAAACTTCAAAAACTGCTTGATGCTGCCGACATCGTCTACACCATCGCCGGCCATGTTGGTGACGGCAACTTTCACATAATCCCGCTAATGGACCTAGCCGATCCTCGCGAGCGGGCTAAAATTCCGGAGTTAATGAAACAAGTTAATCATTTGGTGCTAGGTTTCGGTGGATCCCTGTCGGGCGAGCACAACGATGGCCTGGTTCGAGGACCATTCTTGGAAGAAATGTATGGTCCCGAGATGATGAATATCTTCCGCGAGGCAAAAAAAATCTTTGATCCCGACGATATCTTCAATCCCCACAAAAAAGTTGATGCCAAGTGGGATTATTCCCTAGCCCACATTCGCCACGGATTTTAG